In Streptomyces nojiriensis, one genomic interval encodes:
- a CDS encoding peptidase inhibitor family I36 protein, which produces MRTRHLRTLLVAGAVALVSLTSIPPAQALPACPANAICLWRYQDGTGDLYVWRGGYVDLPSRFVNHVGSFRANRSGAFIDWATGKECRPVRSGDYASNYSGRFGSKIDGVGDNC; this is translated from the coding sequence ATGAGGACACGTCACTTACGCACCCTGTTGGTCGCCGGCGCGGTGGCGCTGGTCTCACTCACTTCCATCCCACCCGCTCAGGCCCTGCCCGCGTGCCCCGCCAACGCGATCTGTCTGTGGCGGTACCAGGACGGGACCGGGGATCTCTACGTCTGGCGCGGCGGCTATGTGGACCTCCCCAGCAGGTTCGTGAACCATGTGGGGTCGTTCCGGGCCAACAGGAGCGGGGCCTTCATCGACTGGGCGACCGGCAAGGAGTGCCGACCGGTCCGCAGCGGCGACTACGCGAGCAACTACAGCGGCCGCTTCGGCTCGAAGATCGACGGGGTGGGCGACAACTGCTGA
- a CDS encoding DMT family transporter: MTFRSSSIPPGVLTVGAVTFTVFAWASAFVSIRSAGAAFSPGALALGRLLAASLVLVVLLLISRQGLPPREAWRGILVSGVVWFCGYTIVLNWGERLVDAGTASLLVNTGPILMALLAARLLGEALPPRLLVGMAVSFAGAVVVGLSMSSGDGGSTSVLGVVLCLLAAVAYASGVIAQKPALSYGTPLQVTAFACLTGTVACLPFTGRLIAELPQAPVSATLNMVYLGVVPTALAFTTWTYALARMPAGKLGATTYAVPAIVVLLSWALLGEVPAWLTLLGGALCLAGVAVSRYAPRASRTPAEDSPLGAGRT; the protein is encoded by the coding sequence ATGACGTTCCGCTCGAGTTCGATCCCGCCCGGCGTCCTCACGGTCGGCGCCGTCACCTTCACGGTGTTCGCCTGGGCCTCCGCCTTCGTCTCCATCCGCAGCGCGGGGGCCGCTTTCTCGCCCGGCGCCCTGGCTCTCGGCCGGCTGCTGGCCGCCTCGCTGGTACTCGTGGTGCTGCTCCTGATCAGCCGCCAGGGCCTGCCGCCCCGCGAGGCCTGGCGCGGGATCCTGGTGTCCGGCGTGGTGTGGTTCTGCGGCTACACGATCGTCCTGAACTGGGGTGAACGGCTGGTCGACGCGGGCACGGCGTCGCTGCTCGTGAACACCGGGCCCATCCTCATGGCGCTCCTCGCGGCCCGCCTCCTCGGCGAGGCGCTGCCCCCGCGGCTCCTGGTGGGCATGGCCGTCTCCTTCGCCGGGGCGGTGGTCGTGGGCCTGTCCATGTCGTCCGGGGACGGCGGCTCGACCTCGGTTCTCGGGGTCGTACTCTGCCTGCTCGCGGCGGTGGCCTACGCGTCCGGCGTCATCGCCCAGAAGCCCGCGCTCTCCTACGGCACTCCCCTGCAGGTCACCGCCTTCGCCTGCCTGACGGGAACGGTGGCCTGCCTGCCCTTCACCGGCCGGCTGATCGCGGAGCTGCCCCAGGCGCCGGTGTCCGCGACCTTGAACATGGTCTACCTGGGTGTGGTGCCGACCGCCCTCGCCTTCACCACGTGGACCTACGCCCTGGCGCGCATGCCCGCCGGCAAGCTGGGGGCGACCACGTACGCCGTCCCGGCCATCGTCGTGCTGCTGAGCTGGGCCCTCCTGGGTGAGGTGCCGGCCTGGCTGACCCTCCTCGGCGGGGCGCTCTGCCTGGCCGGTGTGGCCGTCTCCCGGTACGCGCCGCGCGCCTCGCGGACTCCCGCCGAGGACAGCCCGCTCGGTGCGGGCCGGACCTGA
- a CDS encoding ketopantoate reductase family protein → MRILTVGAGAVGGFFGARLATAGQDVTFLVRPGRAKALEARGLRVAGQGEELRLTPNLVTAGAVGGPYDLVLLSVKATALDTALADIEPAVGPDTAVVPLLNGVAHLQTLVARLGAGVVLGGVAKVVTTLSDDGDILRMAPPAVVLTGELDARPSARVDAIRGVLAEAGIDSPATEDIVAAMWHKWVFISTLVALTCLMRGTVGEVNAVPGGADLAAALISETAAVAEAAGHPVTGAELAFTTSTVTSPSSPLTPSLYRDLVAGAPTEADHVLTDLTLRARALGVATPLLDLAALQLRVHEHRLAAERP, encoded by the coding sequence ATGAGGATCCTCACGGTCGGCGCCGGCGCCGTCGGCGGCTTCTTCGGCGCCCGGCTCGCCACGGCGGGCCAGGACGTCACCTTCCTGGTCCGACCGGGCCGCGCGAAGGCCCTGGAGGCCCGCGGCCTGCGCGTTGCGGGGCAGGGGGAGGAGCTCCGCCTCACGCCGAACCTGGTGACGGCCGGCGCCGTGGGCGGACCGTACGACCTGGTCCTGCTCTCGGTGAAGGCGACCGCCCTGGACACGGCCCTGGCGGACATCGAACCCGCCGTCGGCCCGGACACCGCCGTCGTCCCCCTGCTCAACGGGGTCGCCCACCTCCAGACGCTCGTCGCTCGCCTGGGGGCCGGAGTGGTCCTGGGCGGCGTCGCGAAGGTGGTCACCACCTTGAGCGACGACGGGGACATCCTCCGCATGGCTCCGCCCGCGGTCGTCCTGACCGGCGAGCTCGACGCACGCCCGTCGGCCCGGGTGGACGCGATCCGCGGCGTGCTGGCCGAGGCCGGCATCGACTCGCCGGCGACCGAGGACATCGTCGCGGCCATGTGGCACAAGTGGGTCTTCATCTCCACCCTCGTCGCCCTGACCTGCCTGATGCGGGGCACGGTCGGAGAGGTGAACGCCGTTCCGGGCGGGGCGGACCTGGCCGCGGCGCTGATCTCCGAAACGGCGGCGGTGGCGGAGGCCGCGGGCCACCCGGTGACCGGGGCGGAGCTCGCCTTCACCACGTCGACCGTCACGAGCCCCAGCTCCCCGCTCACCCCGTCCCTGTACCGCGACCTCGTCGCCGGAGCACCGACGGAGGCCGACCACGTCCTGACCGACCTCACGCTCCGAGCCCGCGCGCTGGGCGTGGCCACTCCCCTGCTGGACCTCGCCGCCCTCCAGCTGCGCGTGCACGAGCACCGGCTCGCCGCGGAACGCCCCTGA
- a CDS encoding ArsR/SmtB family transcription factor, which produces MNETHPGPTSAGGAAPAALLAAFAAALADETRAAICMTLLEGRAWTAGELARITAVAPSTISGHLTRLLDAGICVTERQGRHSYVRIADGATARLLDDLACHAIPDRDAAHAVPVVAAPDPLVRARTCYDHFAGRLGMAVTDAMERRGLLHTQDAFELTEAGRAWCAEAGISLAGEGRRPLASSCLDWTERRRHLGGLAGARLCARAFEEEWVVRPAGGGRALEVTGAGGRAFGDLLGLTPEAWS; this is translated from the coding sequence ATGAACGAAACGCATCCGGGGCCGACCTCCGCGGGCGGAGCGGCCCCTGCGGCCCTGCTGGCCGCCTTCGCCGCCGCCCTGGCCGACGAGACGCGGGCCGCGATCTGCATGACGCTGCTGGAGGGGCGCGCCTGGACCGCGGGCGAGCTGGCCCGGATCACCGCGGTGGCACCCTCCACCATCAGCGGCCATCTGACCCGGCTGCTCGACGCGGGCATCTGTGTGACCGAGCGGCAGGGCCGCCACAGCTACGTGCGCATCGCCGACGGCGCGACCGCCCGCCTGCTCGACGACCTCGCCTGCCACGCCATTCCGGACCGCGACGCGGCGCACGCCGTGCCCGTGGTCGCCGCGCCCGACCCGCTGGTCCGCGCCCGGACCTGCTACGACCACTTCGCCGGGCGGCTCGGCATGGCGGTGACCGACGCGATGGAGCGGCGCGGGCTGCTGCACACGCAGGACGCGTTCGAACTGACGGAGGCCGGCCGGGCCTGGTGCGCCGAAGCGGGCATCAGCCTGGCCGGCGAGGGGCGCAGGCCGCTGGCGAGCTCCTGCCTGGACTGGACCGAACGGCGCCGCCACCTGGGCGGCCTCGCCGGGGCGCGGCTGTGTGCGCGGGCCTTCGAGGAGGAGTGGGTGGTGCGCCCGGCGGGCGGCGGGCGGGCGCTGGAGGTGACCGGTGCCGGGGGGCGGGCCTTCGGCGATCTGCTGGGGCTCACACCGGAGGCGTGGAGCTGA
- a CDS encoding oxygenase MpaB family protein, producing MARATTVQRIRRQAGEAVFLRVAGPDGPRNRARIHTAPGPRWFAPDRPVRRVHGDASMFVGGLAALLLQSLHPLAMAAVAAHSGYRGDPWGRLQRTSTFLAVTTFGTSSDAEAAVARVREVHARVRGRTPDGIPYRADDPELLTWVHVAEADCFLRAHQRYGRRPLDPAGCDAYLADTARVARALGADRPPESVQELAARMARYRPGLRPTAASRDTARFLLTDPPLPGAARLPYALLAAAAVDLLPPWAKSAEAPAAARIPPFAARAGGQAVTRAIRWALPPAPPPPPPGRGRASQYSSSG from the coding sequence ATGGCGAGGGCGACGACGGTCCAGCGGATCAGGCGGCAGGCCGGCGAGGCGGTCTTCCTGCGCGTCGCCGGGCCGGACGGGCCCCGGAACAGGGCACGGATCCACACGGCCCCCGGGCCCCGGTGGTTCGCACCGGACCGGCCGGTGCGAAGGGTCCACGGGGACGCGTCGATGTTCGTCGGCGGGCTGGCCGCCCTGCTGCTCCAGTCCCTGCACCCCCTCGCGATGGCTGCCGTGGCGGCGCACTCGGGGTACCGGGGTGACCCGTGGGGGCGGCTGCAGCGCACCAGTACCTTCCTGGCCGTCACCACCTTCGGTACGAGCTCCGACGCCGAGGCGGCGGTGGCCCGCGTACGCGAGGTGCACGCGCGCGTCCGGGGGCGGACGCCCGACGGCATCCCGTACCGGGCCGACGATCCGGAGCTGCTGACGTGGGTGCACGTCGCCGAGGCGGACTGTTTCCTGCGGGCCCACCAGCGGTACGGCAGACGGCCGTTGGACCCCGCGGGCTGCGACGCGTACCTCGCCGACACGGCGCGCGTGGCCCGCGCGCTGGGGGCGGACCGGCCGCCGGAGAGCGTGCAGGAGCTGGCTGCGCGGATGGCGCGGTACCGGCCCGGCCTGCGGCCGACGGCCGCCTCCCGGGACACGGCCCGGTTCCTGCTGACCGATCCCCCGCTGCCGGGGGCCGCCCGGCTGCCGTACGCGCTGCTGGCGGCGGCGGCCGTGGATCTGCTGCCGCCCTGGGCGAAGTCCGCCGAGGCGCCCGCGGCCGCCCGAATCCCACCCTTCGCCGCTCGCGCGGGCGGCCAGGCCGTGACCCGCGCGATCCGCTGGGCGCTGCCGCCGGCTCCCCCGCCGCCCCCGCCCGGCCGGGGGCGGGCCTCTCAGTACTCCTCGTCCGGGTAA
- a CDS encoding FUSC family protein has protein sequence MPETISSLATRVARRRREPVAVQALRSTAAAVISYVVALRLSSEPSPLTAPLTALLVVQVTLYSTLTTSIRRVNSVVVGVLIAIGFSALVGLTWWSLGLLILASLVVGHLVRVDEFVPEVAISAMLVLGVTQVADTAWDRVLETVIGAVVGLLVNLLLAPPLWVGPAGDAITDLARRMSRLLDHLGEEPSGPARVEQAAARLHEARRLDNDIAQVDAALRQAEDSLRLNPRVKEGLLFRLVLRTGLDTLEICAVVLRVACRTLTDLARARPDGPLFDPATATALREVLRHTAIAVESFAQLITAQVSANAEEAEARLTGELAVARTHRDRLAVLLLASAREDPAHWQLRGALLTEIDRVLDELGVDKRSQRLLEELDQHTRSRHGRWKSLRRPRQDRG, from the coding sequence ATGCCGGAAACGATCAGCAGCCTCGCCACCCGTGTCGCACGCCGCCGCCGTGAGCCGGTCGCCGTCCAGGCCCTGCGTTCCACCGCCGCCGCCGTGATCAGCTACGTCGTCGCGCTCCGCCTGAGCAGCGAGCCGAGCCCGCTGACCGCCCCGCTGACCGCGCTCCTCGTCGTCCAGGTCACCCTGTACTCCACCCTCACCACCAGCATCCGCCGGGTGAACTCCGTCGTCGTCGGCGTGCTGATCGCGATCGGCTTCAGCGCCCTGGTCGGTCTGACCTGGTGGAGCCTCGGCCTGCTGATCCTCGCCTCCCTGGTCGTCGGCCACCTGGTGCGCGTGGACGAGTTCGTGCCCGAGGTCGCGATCAGCGCCATGCTCGTCCTCGGCGTCACCCAGGTCGCGGACACCGCCTGGGACCGGGTCCTGGAAACGGTCATCGGCGCGGTGGTCGGCCTGCTGGTCAACCTGCTTCTGGCACCGCCCCTGTGGGTCGGCCCGGCCGGCGACGCGATCACCGACCTCGCCCGGCGGATGAGCCGGCTCCTCGACCACCTCGGCGAGGAGCCCTCCGGACCGGCCCGGGTCGAGCAGGCCGCGGCCCGGCTGCACGAGGCACGCCGCCTCGACAACGACATCGCCCAGGTCGACGCCGCCCTCCGGCAGGCCGAGGACAGCCTCCGGCTCAACCCGCGGGTCAAGGAGGGGCTGCTCTTCAGGCTGGTGCTGCGCACCGGCCTCGACACCCTGGAGATCTGCGCGGTCGTGCTCCGCGTGGCCTGCCGGACGCTGACCGACCTGGCCCGGGCCCGCCCCGACGGTCCGCTCTTCGACCCCGCGACCGCGACCGCGCTGCGGGAGGTGCTGCGCCACACGGCCATCGCGGTGGAAAGCTTCGCCCAGCTGATCACCGCGCAGGTCAGCGCCAACGCGGAAGAGGCGGAGGCCCGTCTGACCGGCGAGCTGGCCGTCGCGCGGACCCACCGTGACCGGCTCGCGGTCCTGCTGCTGGCCTCCGCCCGCGAGGACCCGGCACACTGGCAGCTGAGGGGCGCGCTGCTCACCGAGATCGACCGGGTCCTGGACGAGCTGGGCGTGGACAAGCGCTCCCAGCGCCTGCTGGAGGAACTCGACCAGCACACGCGCTCGCGGCACGGGCGCTGGAAGTCGCTGAGGCGGCCGCGGCAGGACCGTGGGTGA
- a CDS encoding cytochrome P450 family protein, producing the protein MSEQQPTLLPYADPAFVADPFPLYRQLREDGPVRRVVVAGGLDAWLVTRYEDGLAALSDSRLSSDVRDASDSRIPRQLPETERDSMLSNMLRTDPPDHTRLRRLVSQAFTARRVAGMRPRIQAITDGLLDAVVPVGRADLVADFALPLPVTVISELLGVPVDERRDFQQWTDRMLRRGVEPPDPAVVNEAWQHMRAYLTGLIHAKRSHPGDDLLSGLVAARDAQQRLSEDELIAMVFLLLVAGYITTVNLIGTGIATLLAHPDQLDLLRCDPELLPGAVEEFLRYDGPVSPGIARFAREDVEIAGVAVPRGATVLIGSAVADRDPERFPDPDRLDITRKDNAHLAFGHGIHYCLGAPLARLEGQIAIGTVLRRLPGLALAADPDGIRRRPGGLRGPESLPVTFTPGG; encoded by the coding sequence ATGAGTGAGCAGCAGCCGACCCTTCTGCCCTACGCCGACCCCGCCTTCGTCGCGGATCCGTTCCCCCTGTACCGGCAGTTGCGCGAGGACGGCCCCGTGCGCCGCGTCGTCGTCGCGGGCGGCCTGGACGCCTGGCTCGTCACCCGCTACGAGGACGGACTCGCGGCCCTGTCCGACTCCCGCCTCAGCAGCGACGTACGCGATGCCTCGGACAGCCGGATCCCGCGGCAACTGCCCGAAACGGAACGCGATTCGATGCTGAGCAACATGCTCCGCACCGACCCGCCCGACCACACCCGCCTGCGCCGCCTGGTGTCCCAGGCGTTCACCGCCCGCCGTGTGGCGGGGATGCGGCCACGGATCCAGGCCATCACCGACGGCCTGCTGGACGCGGTCGTCCCGGTCGGCCGCGCCGACCTGGTGGCGGACTTCGCGCTTCCGCTCCCGGTCACGGTGATCAGCGAACTGCTCGGGGTCCCGGTGGACGAGCGCCGCGACTTCCAGCAATGGACCGACCGGATGCTCAGGCGGGGCGTGGAGCCGCCCGATCCCGCCGTCGTGAACGAGGCGTGGCAGCACATGCGCGCCTACCTGACCGGGCTCATCCACGCCAAACGGTCGCACCCCGGCGACGACCTGCTCAGCGGCCTCGTCGCCGCCCGCGATGCGCAACAGCGGCTGAGCGAGGACGAGTTGATCGCCATGGTGTTCCTGCTGCTGGTCGCGGGCTACATCACCACGGTCAACCTGATCGGCACGGGCATCGCCACGCTGCTGGCCCACCCGGACCAGCTCGACCTGCTGCGCTGCGACCCCGAGCTGCTGCCGGGCGCGGTCGAGGAGTTCCTCCGCTACGACGGCCCGGTCAGCCCCGGCATCGCGCGGTTCGCGCGCGAAGACGTCGAGATCGCCGGGGTGGCCGTCCCGCGCGGCGCGACCGTCCTGATCGGCTCGGCCGTCGCCGACCGCGACCCGGAGCGGTTCCCCGACCCCGACCGCCTCGACATCACCCGCAAGGACAACGCCCACCTCGCGTTCGGGCACGGCATCCACTACTGCCTGGGGGCTCCGCTGGCGCGGCTGGAGGGGCAGATCGCCATCGGCACGGTCCTGCGCCGGCTCCCCGGGCTCGCCCTCGCCGCGGACCCGGACGGGATCCGGCGGCGTCCCGGCGGACTGCGCGGCCCCGAGAGCCTGCCGGTGACCTTCACCCCGGGCGGCTGA
- a CDS encoding VOC family protein — protein MVHVLGSRVLLRPTDPERSRAFYGGTLGLAVHREFGTGPDRGTVYFLGGGFLELSGRAEEPPPAPGLRLWLQVADVQAAYEELRGRGAEVLRPPEREPWGLIEMWIADPDGVRIAVVEVPSDHPLRFRP, from the coding sequence ATGGTGCACGTACTGGGCAGCAGGGTTCTGCTGCGCCCCACGGACCCCGAGCGCTCGCGCGCCTTCTACGGCGGCACCCTCGGGCTCGCCGTCCACCGCGAGTTCGGCACCGGCCCCGACCGCGGCACGGTCTACTTCCTCGGCGGCGGCTTCCTCGAACTGTCCGGCCGCGCCGAGGAGCCGCCGCCCGCGCCGGGCCTGCGGTTGTGGCTCCAGGTCGCGGACGTGCAGGCGGCGTACGAGGAACTGCGCGGCCGGGGCGCGGAGGTGCTGCGACCTCCCGAGCGCGAGCCCTGGGGGCTGATCGAGATGTGGATCGCCGACCCCGACGGCGTGCGGATCGCCGTGGTGGAGGTCCCCTCCGATCACCCCCTGCGCTTCCGCCCCTGA
- a CDS encoding nuclear transport factor 2 family protein, with amino-acid sequence MTRTGITAALTDLLLNRDLTVQEAADRHFAPEYRQRTDGRWADRAGFIEHISHLRTVVDHGRVEVHEELYDGSRYADRHTVHVTKTDGSTVRTEVYLFGEFAPDGRFSRIEETTLMLEGSESDRDLGSAR; translated from the coding sequence ATGACTCGCACCGGCATCACGGCCGCCCTCACCGACCTGCTCCTCAACCGCGACCTCACCGTTCAGGAGGCCGCCGACCGCCACTTCGCCCCCGAATACCGTCAGCGCACGGACGGTCGGTGGGCGGACCGGGCCGGCTTCATCGAGCACATCTCCCACCTGCGCACCGTCGTCGACCACGGCCGCGTCGAGGTCCACGAGGAGCTGTACGACGGCAGCCGGTACGCCGACCGGCACACCGTCCACGTCACGAAGACGGACGGTTCGACGGTGCGCACCGAGGTCTACCTGTTCGGCGAGTTCGCGCCCGACGGCCGCTTCAGCCGTATCGAGGAGACCACCTTGATGCTCGAAGGATCCGAGTCCGACCGCGACCTCGGCAGCGCCCGCTAG
- a CDS encoding PRC-barrel domain containing protein yields the protein MSENVWAYRVTVDRITDVDLTGYKVEAADGSIGKVDKHSDEAGSAYLVVDTGPWVFGREVLLPAGTVTGIDVEEKRIRVGLTREQVKDAPEFIRDEHLESTDYRQLLGGYYGIIPPRWL from the coding sequence ATGTCCGAGAACGTCTGGGCCTACCGCGTCACCGTTGACCGCATCACGGATGTGGACCTGACCGGCTACAAGGTGGAGGCGGCCGACGGCAGCATCGGAAAGGTCGACAAGCACTCCGACGAGGCGGGATCGGCTTATCTGGTCGTGGACACCGGCCCGTGGGTCTTCGGCAGGGAGGTCCTCCTCCCCGCGGGCACCGTCACCGGTATCGATGTGGAGGAGAAGCGGATCCGCGTCGGCCTGACCAGGGAACAGGTCAAGGACGCGCCGGAGTTCATCCGGGACGAGCATCTGGAGAGCACCGACTACCGGCAGCTGCTGGGCGGTTACTACGGCATCATCCCGCCGCGCTGGCTGTGA
- a CDS encoding FAD-dependent oxidoreductase: MERTTCCVVGGGPAGMVLALLLARAGVEVTVLEKHGDFLRDFRGDTVHPSTLSLLDDIGLAERFARLPQRRVSSVQLPIAPDRSLVTVGDIGALRGKYNYIAMVPQWDLLDLLADEARREPSFRLRMNTEATSFLIERGRVTGVRYRTSDGGTGELRASLTVACDGRGSLARALPELGLEEFPCPMDAWWFRVPRREEDPSGLVGGLGDRLFVALIDRGDYWQCAALIPKGSDAGRRAEGLGAFMAQFAEAVPWLADRAGAVTSWDEVKLLDVRLDRLRRWHRPGLLCIGDSAHAMSPVFGIGINLAVQDAVAAARHLVGPLREGTVGLRDVRRVQCRRLPTTVATQGLQRLAHAKVVGPLLAGRAAFGNPRRAKRLTELLTDSRRLNRLPAYFLAYGALRERPPRESLR, from the coding sequence GTGGAGCGGACCACCTGCTGCGTGGTGGGCGGAGGGCCCGCCGGGATGGTGCTGGCGCTGTTGCTGGCCCGGGCCGGGGTGGAGGTGACCGTGCTGGAGAAGCACGGTGACTTCCTGCGCGACTTCCGCGGTGACACCGTGCACCCGTCCACCCTGTCGCTGCTGGACGACATCGGTCTGGCGGAACGCTTCGCCCGGCTGCCGCAGCGGCGCGTCAGCTCGGTGCAGCTGCCCATCGCGCCCGACCGGTCCCTCGTCACGGTCGGGGACATCGGAGCGCTGCGGGGGAAGTACAACTACATCGCGATGGTGCCGCAGTGGGACCTGCTCGACCTGCTCGCCGACGAAGCACGCCGGGAGCCCTCCTTCCGCCTGCGCATGAACACCGAGGCGACCTCCTTCCTGATCGAGCGCGGAAGGGTCACGGGCGTGCGGTACCGGACCTCGGACGGCGGCACCGGTGAGCTCAGGGCCTCGCTGACCGTGGCCTGCGACGGACGCGGCTCGCTGGCCAGAGCGCTGCCCGAGCTGGGGCTGGAGGAGTTCCCGTGCCCCATGGACGCCTGGTGGTTCCGGGTGCCGCGCCGCGAGGAGGACCCCAGCGGGCTCGTCGGCGGCCTCGGGGACAGGCTGTTCGTCGCCCTCATCGACCGCGGCGACTACTGGCAGTGCGCGGCGCTCATCCCCAAGGGGTCCGACGCCGGGCGCCGCGCCGAGGGCCTGGGGGCGTTCATGGCGCAGTTCGCGGAGGCGGTCCCCTGGCTGGCCGACCGGGCCGGTGCCGTCACCTCCTGGGACGAGGTCAAACTGCTCGACGTACGGCTCGACCGGCTGCGCCGCTGGCACCGCCCGGGGCTGTTGTGCATCGGCGACTCCGCCCATGCCATGTCGCCGGTGTTCGGCATCGGCATCAACCTCGCCGTGCAGGACGCGGTGGCCGCGGCCCGTCACCTGGTGGGCCCGTTGCGCGAGGGCACCGTAGGGCTGCGGGACGTACGCCGCGTACAGTGCCGGCGTCTGCCCACCACCGTGGCCACCCAGGGGCTCCAGCGCCTCGCGCACGCCAAGGTCGTCGGGCCGCTGCTGGCCGGCCGTGCCGCGTTCGGAAATCCCCGGCGGGCGAAGCGGCTGACCGAGCTCCTGACCGACTCGCGCCGGCTGAACCGGCTGCCGGCCTACTTCCTCGCCTACGGGGCCCTGCGCGAGCGGCCCCCGCGGGAATCCCTCCGCTGA